ATTAAATCGGTGATTGTAACCGATACGATTCCACTTTCTGAAGAAGCAGAAAAGTGTGACAAAATAAAAGTGCTCTCGGTTGCTCCTCTTTTGGGAGAGGCCATTGCAAGAATACATAACTCAGACTCAGTTTCTTCATTGTTTGTATAAGCAAGCTTGAAGGTGAAGTGAGAGAAAGATTTAAGTGTGGAGGAAATATGCAAAGAATTCCATTAACAGCAAAAACAAGAGAAGTGGGCAAAGGTTTTGCTCGCCGTGCGCGCATTGCAGGTTCAATCCCAGCGGTGCTTTACGGTGCGCTTGAAGCTCCTGTTTCCATCGAAATTGAAGCAAACTCTTTCAAAGCCGTAGAGAAAGCAGATAGAAACCTAAACGTTCTTGTCGATCTCAAAGTAGATGGCGGAAAAGAAGTGCTTGCTTTGGTACGTGATTACCAAGCTGATCCTATCAAACGAAACATCACGCATCTTGATTTTCAAGCAATTAGCTTAGACAAGAAAATCGATATCGAAGTGAGAGTTGAACTTGTAGGCGAGGCGCCAGGAGTAAAAGAGGGTGGAATTCTAGAACAGTTCCGAAGAACGCTTCATGTGAAAGCGTTGCCTCACAAAATTCCTCAAAGCATTCAAGTTGATATGAGCGCACTTCAGTTAGGCGAAAATATTCACTTAGAAGATCTCACCTTCCCAGAAGGTGTAGAAGCGCCTCACCAAACCAACTTTACTCTTGTAGCTCTTCTTGCTCCTAAAGCTGAAGAAGAGGAAGCACCAGCAGCTGCAGCAGAAGGTGCGGCTCCTGCAGAATCAGCTCCAGCAGCTGAGAAGAAAGAGGGCTAAAAACACGTGAGTGCCTTTTGGCTTATTGCAGGTCTTGGAAATCCAGGAAAGAAATATGAATACGATCGTCATAACCTTGGATTTCTGATTATAGATCGTTTTGCAGAGAAACATCACATGCTTGTTGAAACAAAGGCTCATAAGTCTTTGCTTGGAAAAGAAAAATTTCAAGAGAAGCAAGTAATACTTATAAAACCTCAGACGTACATGAATTTATCTGGGGAAGCAGTTCGGTCTGCGAGTGATTATTATCAGATTCCTCACGAGCAGGTGCTGGTTGTTCACGATGATCTTGACCTTGAGTTCGGAAAAATGAAGTTTGTCTTCGATCGTGGTCACGGTGGACATAACGGAGTAAGATCTGCCATCGATCATCTGGGCACGAAAAAGTTTTACCGATTACGAGCAGGCATTGGTGGTGCCACCAAAAGGGCAGTGACAGATTTTGTGCTTTCACCCTTTTCAAAGCAAGAGCTGAAGCAGCTCCCAGATTTTTTGGATGAAATGGTGAATGCCATTGAAGATTTTTTAACGCATGAATTAAGTTTTGTGCAAACGAAGTATCATTAGGAGTATCCCCTT
This window of the Deltaproteobacteria bacterium CG11_big_fil_rev_8_21_14_0_20_42_23 genome carries:
- a CDS encoding aminoacyl-tRNA hydrolase is translated as MAGLGNPGKKYEYDRHNLGFLIIDRFAEKHHMLVETKAHKSLLGKEKFQEKQVILIKPQTYMNLSGEAVRSASDYYQIPHEQVLVVHDDLDLEFGKMKFVFDRGHGGHNGVRSAIDHLGTKKFYRLRAGIGGATKRAVTDFVLSPFSKQELKQLPDFLDEMVNAIEDFLTHELSFVQTKYH
- a CDS encoding 50S ribosomal protein L25, with protein sequence MQRIPLTAKTREVGKGFARRARIAGSIPAVLYGALEAPVSIEIEANSFKAVEKADRNLNVLVDLKVDGGKEVLALVRDYQADPIKRNITHLDFQAISLDKKIDIEVRVELVGEAPGVKEGGILEQFRRTLHVKALPHKIPQSIQVDMSALQLGENIHLEDLTFPEGVEAPHQTNFTLVALLAPKAEEEEAPAAAAEGAAPAESAPAAEKKEG